Proteins from a single region of Sporosarcina sp. P33:
- a CDS encoding S66 peptidase family protein: MLTKPKKLQRGDHFATVSPSWGGAGEPELRWRYEQGVKRLEEIFGLIAVPMPNSLKGADYLYEHPEARAEDLMTAFNDPAIKGIFANIGGEDSIRLLPYIDFKVIQNNPKIFTGYSDVTISHLFCHKAGLSSFYGPAILTDFAENVEMNPYTIEMVNRTFFSNEKIGDIQPAEEWTSERLEWVESNKNIRRTMNQNKGYELLQGSGVVQGRLIGGCMEVLEFAKGTELWPDTKYWDNSILFFETSEEKPEPGFITRWLRNYAAQGILQAANGMIFGKPQDEKYYEEYKAEIRKVMKEYKLAHLPILYNVNFGHTEPKCILPYGAKAEIDCERKSFAILESGVQ, encoded by the coding sequence ATGCTGACGAAACCAAAGAAACTTCAGCGGGGAGATCATTTCGCGACGGTCAGTCCGTCGTGGGGAGGTGCGGGCGAACCGGAACTTAGGTGGCGCTATGAACAAGGAGTGAAAAGACTGGAGGAGATCTTTGGTTTGATCGCTGTTCCGATGCCCAACAGTTTGAAGGGAGCAGATTATCTATATGAACATCCCGAAGCGCGTGCTGAAGACCTAATGACGGCGTTCAATGACCCAGCTATTAAAGGAATATTTGCGAATATTGGAGGAGAGGACAGTATTCGATTGCTTCCCTATATTGATTTCAAGGTGATACAAAACAATCCCAAGATTTTCACAGGGTATTCTGATGTCACCATATCCCATTTGTTTTGCCATAAAGCGGGTCTTTCATCTTTTTACGGGCCGGCTATTTTAACTGATTTCGCTGAAAACGTAGAGATGAATCCATATACAATCGAAATGGTGAACCGGACTTTCTTTTCCAATGAAAAAATCGGAGACATTCAACCTGCTGAAGAATGGACAAGCGAGAGACTGGAATGGGTAGAATCGAATAAAAATATACGGCGGACGATGAATCAAAACAAGGGCTATGAACTGCTTCAAGGTTCAGGTGTTGTGCAAGGACGGCTGATCGGCGGCTGTATGGAAGTACTGGAGTTTGCGAAAGGGACAGAGCTTTGGCCGGATACAAAGTATTGGGATAACAGTATTCTGTTCTTTGAAACATCGGAAGAGAAACCTGAGCCGGGTTTCATTACACGTTGGCTGCGTAATTATGCAGCACAAGGTATTCTCCAAGCAGCCAATGGAATGATTTTTGGCAAACCCCAGGATGAAAAATATTACGAGGAATATAAAGCAGAAATCCGAAAAGTAATGAAGGAATATAAACTGGCACATCTGCCAATTCTCTATAACGTAAATTTCGGACATACGGAACCGAAGTGTATCTTGCCGTATGGAGCGAAGGCTGAGATTGATTGTGAACGGAAATCATTTGCGATTCTGGAAAGTGGTGTTCAGTAA